From uncultured Desulfobacter sp.:
GAATGATGGAAGAAAAGGACCGGGTGGTACGGTTTCTCATGTGGGAGGTTGGCAAACCCCTTCAGGATTCAATCAAAGAATTTGACCGGACCATCCAATACATCAAGGAGACCCTTGCGGCTCTCAAAGACCTGGACAGGACAGGTTCCCGGTTTACCATTGAAGAAAAAATTATCGGCCAGATCCGGCGCTCCCCTTTGGGTGTGGTGCTGTGTATGGGGCCCTTTAACTACCCACTCAACGAAACCTTTACCACCCTGATACCGGCCCTTGTCATGGGAAATACCGTGATTTTAAAACCGCCCAAACACGGCGCCCTTCTCTACGCCCCTTTGCTCAAGGCCTTTTGTGATGTTTTCCCCAAAGGGGTGATCAATATCATTTACGGCCAGGGCCGAGAAATGATTCCCCCGCTCATGGCATCGGGCCAAATTAATGTCCTGGGATTGATCGGGACGAGCCGGACGGCCAACGAGCTGAAAAAACAGCACCCCTATCCAAACCGGCTTCGCTGTGTTCTGGGGTTGGAGGCGAAGAACCCAGCCATTATTCTCAACGGAGCGGATCTGGAGTTGACAGTCAAAGAATGCATTCTGGGCTGCCTTTCATTTAACGGCCAGCGGTGTACCGCCCTTAAAATTTTGTTTGTCGAACAACCCATTGCCCAGGAATTTCTTGACCGATTTGCTGCGGCGATGAATGAACTGGTCGTCGGCATGCCCTGGAAAGAGGGCGTGTTTGTGACACCTATGGCAGAAAAAGGCAAAACCGACTACCTGAAGGATATAGTCTCAGATGCAGTTGAAAAAGGGGCCAGCATCGTCAACAAAGGCGGCGCCAGGGTTTGCGGCAGCTTCTTTTCCCCGGCAATCTTGTATCCGGTCACTCACACAATGAGGGTCTTTCATGAAGAGCAGTTCGGGCCGGTTATTCCGGTTATAGCCTTTACCGATGTCAAAGACCCCATTGAGTATATGATCCATTCAAATTACGGCCAGCAGGTGAGTATTTTCGGCAAAGATCCCGACCAGGTGGCAGAAATGATAGATCCGCTGGTAAATCAGGTATGTCGGGTCAACATCAACTGCCAGTGCCAGAGGGGGCCGGATACCTTTCCATTTACCGGACGGAAGGATTCGGCGGAAGGAACCCTTTCCGTGTCTGACGCCCTGCGGGTTTTTTCGATCCGGACACTGGTGGCGGCCAAGGAAACGGATCAGAACAAAAAAATCATTACGGATATCGTTCGACAACGTAAAAGCAAATTTTTGACAACCGATTTTATTTTATAAAAATGCTAAGGCTCTACGCCAGTGATACTCTTTTTTTGTGTTTCGGCATTTTACCCTGAAAAAATGAAAGGAAGACCGCCTTGTTACAAAAAATAAAACTCATTTCAGGATTGATTTTGGTGGCCATCACATTGGTTATTTTTTTTCAGAACACCCAGGCTGTGGAAACCCATTTTTTATTTTGGACGATGACCATGCCCAGGGCCGCACTTCTGGCAATCACCATGCTCATTGGTATTTTTATCGGCATGTTGATCGCGTTTACCCTGTCGGCAAAAAAGCGCCAATAGCGCAAGTTTTTACTTAAATATAGAGAACGAGGAAATGACTGTATTGCAGCCAACGCCTTTTTTAAATGGTACCTGCGTTAGTTCAAATCGGGGAACACGATATAAAATTAATGGGTTAGTAAAGTGTTCCCCGGATTCCTATAATTTGGCCCCTTTTTTACTTTACTTCTAATCGCATTAAGAGATAGATATGATCAGTTTATCCTGACTCTTTTCCACCGGATATGGGGTAATTGGGTGAGGCATAGGCCCGAAGATTTTTTTCCCGTCTACATCGTAGGTTGATTTGTTAATGCTGCAACACTGAACGGTGTTGGTTCCAGGAACCGGATCCAATCGGCGATGGCCCAGATGAGTACACCGATTGTGAAACGCTCGGTACTCCCCGTCATCTCCGCATACAACCAAGACCCGGACCGGTAGATTGTTTCCCTCGAACCGTGCTGCCCCACCAGGTGCGTTGAGTTCTGAAGCTTTGGATAGGTCGATGGTCAATTTCCCGTTGGTGTAATTCCAGCAGCTGTCCACTTTGGGTTTGTCGGTTGCCGATATACCCAGCAACCGTTGAAAAAAACTTCTTTTTAAAAATTTGATTTCCATATGATAATGTCTCCTTAATTGTTGTTGTCTGTAATTTCCGGACGGTCTGATTTGACCCCCATTCTGCGAAATTAGGTCTCGTGTCTCCGGAATTTCGATCCGGAATTTCGAAATCTAATATTCTCCTTAATGGTCATCTTGCCAAAGGATGTCCTCACGACCGACCTGACTGGTATCCCATCTTCAGATAAATCTACGTCAACGACTTCATTTGGGCATAATGGAATTAACCCATATTTTAATCCAATTTGATGAAGTAACTCGCGGTCAGATTGCGTTTCCATCACGGAATCAATTTGAACACCATTTTGAAGGTCTTTCAATAAAGTCCAAGTACTAAAATTAATAAATGCAGGGCATTTCGTTTCTTTGATTTCTTGTATGAACATTTTGAATGTTCTTTTATAATCTTTTTCTTTCATATCTTGATCTCATTTTATTAAAGGCGAACAACGCTGATCAGCCGTGCGGCTTTTTGCGTCTGCTGTATTTAGCCTGGTTCGGTCATTTAATCTGCATTAAGATTTTTCAAAATCTTCTTTGCCAATGGTTCTTTGATCTCGGTATGCCTGGGGACAGCTTCCAGCGCTCCATTCTTTGGATTAATCCAAAGTGAATGGGACGCACCTTCCCGTTTCAGATAGCAAACCCGCAATCCTCAAGCTTCAAGTCTCGTCGTTTCATCCAACCATCACTGTGTCTTGGATAGCGTCCTCGGGCGAACCTCGGAGAATGTCAGTCTTACAATCCTATATGATCAACTCAATAGCCTGACGCAGACTACCCTTGGTTTCCTCTATCGTCTCTCCCTATCCGTTGGCGCCGGGCACCTCCGGACAGATAGGCCAGAAGCCGCCCTCGGGCGCGGCTTCTATGATTACTGTGAGTTCTGCCTTCATTGTAATCTCCTATCCTTTGTTGTTAACCGAACGGCCGAGCTAAAAAAATCCGTAATCGGGGGACATCCATGATACAAAATTAATCTTTTAGTAAAGTGTCCACCGGAATTTAGTAAGATGTCCCCGGAATTCGCCGGAATTCGCAAGGTTGATTCATCCCATAAGATGCAGACCTGGTTGTAATCATCTATGTCCTCAATATAACCTGTATATCCAGATAAGTAATTACCTTTGAAATCAGGATCTTTCGTCCCATCTTTAACTCTAATGTAGTCGCCTTTTTTCATGTGATGTACTCTCTAAAATGTCTGGGGTCAAACCTTGATCTATGATTATTATTCTCGGAAAGCCTCTAAAATCAACAATCAAGGTTTGACCCTCATTCTCCTCTATCCCGATTACATTTCTATACGCAATAAACCCTATTCTTAATTTTTGGAAAATTCCTTGATCCAGGATCTATCTTTTGTCACTTCCCATTCATCTTTAAGTATAGTTTTGAGATGCTCAATAATTTTATCGATTTTTTCGTTATTCTCTGTCGTTGTAAAGGTTGATTCTAAGTTGTCACGAATACCAGAAAGTAATAGGTCTAATTCTTTAAAGTTTTCATCAGCCGGTTTAAACAAGAGCTTAAGCTTGGAAGACAATTTTAAATATTCATTTTTTGATTCAATTTCCTTTAATCGGAAATCATCTATTTTTTTTTGAAAACTATCTTTTACTTTTTCAGTCTGCTTTTCTTCTATCCAATCCCTAAGTTGCCCCATTCTGTCTTTGTAATACTGGCATTGATACAATATTTTTATTAAATCAGAGGCTGTATTTCTCACTTCTTGTAGCCATAAATGACGGAATTCAGAAATTTTATTTTCATGTTCGGCCTTACGACTTTTAATTGCTTGATCCTCTTGGCTTTTAATGCTTTTCCTGGTCATTATATACGTTAGAATAGCGCTGGCTATAACTGCGGCGAAAGTAGCGATAAAGGCAGCATTGTTTTCAATAATTTGTATCCAATCTTGTGCTTGATTTTTTATTTCGACAGGTATGTAGCTTTCGGCTTTTATTATGACATCAGAATATAATTTGTTCATATGAAATTATTCCTAATAAGGATTAATTGGGCTGAAATGTAACGGAGCGCTGGAGCAGACCTGCTCAGCTCGGCCGATAGGCTCGCCCGCTGCGCGGGCAAGCCTATCAGTTAATTCGGCAGAATGGGCCGATATGGATAGGCGAATTCTGCCTATTGTATTTACAGCTTGTACCCGATCATCCTCAAGAAATCTTTGCGCTTTTTAATGTCATCCTGTGTTTCAACGCCTTTAGAAGAAAAACCGTCCACCACACCCAGGATGCCTCTGCCTTGGTCGGTCTGGGCCATGATCACCTGGGTGGGGTTGGCTGTGGCGCAATGGATGCGCACCACCTCGGGAACGGCCTGGATGGTGTTCACGATGTTGATGGGGAACATATCTTTCATGAAAATGATAAAGGTATGACCGGCTGACAGGGCCTGGGCGTTCTTTTTTGCAAGTTCCACCATCTGTTCGTCCGTGCCGGAATGACGGATCAGGCACTCCCCGGAAGCCTCGCAGAACGCCACACCGAATTTGGCGTTGGGTACGGTGCAGACAATGGCCTCATGAATATCTTCAACGGTTTTAATGAAATGGGAATGACCCAGGATAAAGTTGAGTTCTTCGGGATTTTCTATGGTTACGCTGATTAGTTCCATTAGATCTTTCCTTTTATGATTTTAGTTAGTGCCTGAACAAAAACCCGTGTTTGGACGGCTCGTCAGAGGGGCGTATGCCCACAAAGTTACCCAGATGCAAATTTTTCTGTAACGCCGCAGGTGGGTGACTTTTCGTTCAAACACTATTCAAGGGACAATGCGCCCCATGACAGATCAAAGGCCTGGTCGTTCTGCTCTAAGTTGGTGATCATAAGTGACGGCATAATCCACGCCTGGCTGTCACTGCTCTGGGCCACCCGGATTACGGGAAAGGCGGTCTGCCGG
This genomic window contains:
- a CDS encoding Rieske (2Fe-2S) protein; this translates as MEIKFLKRSFFQRLLGISATDKPKVDSCWNYTNGKLTIDLSKASELNAPGGAARFEGNNLPVRVLVVCGDDGEYRAFHNRCTHLGHRRLDPVPGTNTVQCCSINKSTYDVDGKKIFGPMPHPITPYPVEKSQDKLIISIS
- a CDS encoding LapA family protein translates to MLQKIKLISGLILVAITLVIFFQNTQAVETHFLFWTMTMPRAALLAITMLIGIFIGMLIAFTLSAKKRQ
- a CDS encoding NADP-dependent glyceraldehyde-3-phosphate dehydrogenase, whose product is MKQNNDIPWQELFPRASDIPESILEDLPCIQTQYLINGEIRNWDGPRQEVLSPVWVATDKDPSPFFIGEYPLLTQAESQQALDAAVAAYDHGRGFWPTMSVSQRIEHMETFVFRMMEEKDRVVRFLMWEVGKPLQDSIKEFDRTIQYIKETLAALKDLDRTGSRFTIEEKIIGQIRRSPLGVVLCMGPFNYPLNETFTTLIPALVMGNTVILKPPKHGALLYAPLLKAFCDVFPKGVINIIYGQGREMIPPLMASGQINVLGLIGTSRTANELKKQHPYPNRLRCVLGLEAKNPAIILNGADLELTVKECILGCLSFNGQRCTALKILFVEQPIAQEFLDRFAAAMNELVVGMPWKEGVFVTPMAEKGKTDYLKDIVSDAVEKGASIVNKGGARVCGSFFSPAILYPVTHTMRVFHEEQFGPVIPVIAFTDVKDPIEYMIHSNYGQQVSIFGKDPDQVAEMIDPLVNQVCRVNINCQCQRGPDTFPFTGRKDSAEGTLSVSDALRVFSIRTLVAAKETDQNKKIITDIVRQRKSKFLTTDFIL
- a CDS encoding adenosine-specific kinase, whose protein sequence is MELISVTIENPEELNFILGHSHFIKTVEDIHEAIVCTVPNAKFGVAFCEASGECLIRHSGTDEQMVELAKKNAQALSAGHTFIIFMKDMFPINIVNTIQAVPEVVRIHCATANPTQVIMAQTDQGRGILGVVDGFSSKGVETQDDIKKRKDFLRMIGYKL